tcgaaaagtatcgataagtatcgatataacgataagtatcgatatatcgataagtatcgatatatcgataagtatcgatatatcgataagtatcgatatatcgataagtatcgatatatcgataagtatcaatatatcgataagtatagatatatcgaaaagtatcgatatatcgaaaagtatcgatatatcgaaaagtaccgatatatcgaaaagtaccgaaaagatatcgaaaagtaccgaaaagatatcgaaaagtaccgaaaagatatccaaaagtaccgaaaagatatcgaaaagtaccgaaaagatatcgaaaagtaccgaaaagatatcgaaaagtaccgaaaagatatcgaaaagtatcgaaaagatatcgaaaagtatcgaaaagatatcgaaaagtatcgaaaagatatcgaaaagtatctatatataatgaaaagtatctatatataataaaaagtatcgatatataatgaaaagtatcgatatataatgaaaattattgaaaagatatcgataagtatcgaaaagatattgataagtatcgaaaagatatcgataagtatcgaaaagatgtcgaaaagtatcgaaaagatatcgataagtatcgaaaagatgtcgaaaagtatcgaaaagacatcgaaaagtatcgaaaagatatcgaaaagatatcgaaaagtatcgaaaagatatcgaaaagtaacgaaaagatatcgaaaagtatctatatatatcgaaaagtatctatatataatgagaagtatcgatatataattaaaagtatcgatatataatgaaaagtatcgatatataatgataagtatcgatatataatgataagtatcgatatataagtaccgaaaagatatcgaaaagtaccgaaaagatatcgaaaagtaccgaaaagatatcgaaaagtatcgaaaaggtatcgaaaagtatcgaaaaggtatcgaaaagtatcgatatatcgataagtatcgaaaagatatcgaaaagtatcgatatatcgaaaagtatcgatatatcgaaaagtatcgatatatcgaaaagtatcgacatatagtaaagtatcgatatatcgaaaagtatcgatatatcgaaaagtatcgatatatcgataagtatcgatatatcgaaaatttcgaaaagatatcgataagtaccgaaaagatagcgatcgatatatcgataagtatcgatatatcgataagtgtcgatatatcgataagtatcgatatatcgataagtatggatatatcggtaagtatcgatatatcgaaaagtaccgatatatcgaaaagtaccgatatatcgataagtaccgatatatcgaaaagtaccgatatatcgataagtaccgatatatcgaaaagtaccgatatatcgaaaagtaccgatatatcgaaaagtaccgatatatcgaaaagtaccgatatatcgaaaagtaccgatatatcgaaaagtaccgatatatcgataagtaccgatatatcgaaaagtaccgatatatcgataagtaccgatatatcgataagtaccgatatttcGAAAagttccgatatatcgataagtaccgatatatcgataagttccgatatatcgaaaagtgccgatatatcgaaaagtaccgatatatcgaaaaataccgttatatcgaaaagtaccgatgtatcgaaaagtaccgatatatcgaaaagtatcgatatatcgtaaagtatcgatatatcgaaaagtatcgaaaagatatcgataagtaccgaaaagatatcgatcgatatatcgataagtatcgatatatcgataagtatcgatatatcgataagtatcgatatatcgataagtgtcgatatatcgataagtatcgatatatcgataagtatcgatatatcggtaagtatcgatatatcggtaagtatcgatatatcgaaatgtaccgatatatcgaaaagtaccgatatatcgaaaagtaccggtatatcgaaaagtaccgatatatcgataagtaccgatatatcgaaaagtaccgatatatcgaaaagtaccgatatgtcgaaaagtaccgatatatcgaaaagtaccgatatgtcgataagtaccgatatatcgataagtaccgatatatcgaaaagtaccgatatatcgaaaagtaccgatatatcgataagtaccgataaatcgataagtgccgatatatcgataagtaccgatatatcgataagtaccgatatatcgattagtaccgatatatcgaaaagtgccgatatatcgaaaagtaccgatatatcgaaaagtaccgatatatcgaaaagaaccgatatatcgaaaagtaccgatatatcgaaaagtaccgatatatcgaaaagtaccgatatatagaaaagtaccgatatatcgaaaagtatcgatatatcgaaaagtatcgatatatcgataaataatgatatatcgaaaagtatcgaaaagatatcgataagtaccgaaaagatatcgataagtaccgaaaagatatcgaaaagtaccgagaagatatcgaaaagtaccgaaaagatatcgaaaagtatcgaaaagatatcgaaaagtatcgaaaagatatcgaaaagtatcgatatatatcgaaaagtatcgatatatatcgaaaagtatctatatataaggaaaagtatcgatatataaggaaaagtatcgatatataatgaaaagtatcgatatataatgaaaagtatcgatatacaatgaaaagtatcgatatataatgaaaagtatcgaaaagatatcgaaaagtatcgaaaagatatcgaaaagtatcgaaaagatatcgaaaagtgtcgatatatcgataagtatcgatatattgataagtatcgatatatcgaaaagtatcgatatatcgatcgaaaagtatcgatatatcgacttgtatcgatatgtcgaaaagtatcgatatatcgaaaagtatcgatatatcgaaaagtatcggtatatcgataagtatcgatatatagcaaagtatcgatatatcgctaagtatcgatatatcaataagtatcgatatatcgataagtaccgaaaagatatcgaaaagtaccgaaaagatatcgaaaagtaccggaaagatatcgaaaagtaccgaaaagatatcgaaaagtaccgaaaagttatcgaaaagtaccgaaaagatatcgaaaagtaccgaaaagatatcgaaaagtaccgaaaagatatcgaaaagtaccgaaacgatatcgaaaagtaccgaaaagatttcgaaaagtaccgaaaagatttcgaaaagtaccgaaaacatttcgaaaagtatcgaaaagatatcgaaaagtatcgaaaagatatagataagtatcgaaaagatatagataagtatcgaaaagatatcgataagtatcgaaaagatatcgaaaagtatcgaaaagatatcgaaaagtatctatatatatcgaaaagtatctatatatatcgaaaagtatctatatatatcgaaaagtatctatatatatcgaaaagtatctatatatatcgaaaagtatctatatataatgaaaagtatcgatatataattaaaagtatcgatatataatgaaaagtatcgatatataaagataagtatcgatatataatgataagtatcgatatataagtaccgaaaagatatcgaaaagtaccgaaaagatatcgaaaagtaccgaaaagatatcgaaaagtaccgaaaagatatcgaaaagtatcgaaaagatatcgaaaagtatcgatatatcgataagtatcgaaaagatatcgaaaagtatcgatatatcaataagtatcgatatatcgaaaagtatcgatatatcgaaaagtatcgatatatcgaaaagtatcgatataacgaaaagtatcgatataacgaaaagtatcgatatatcgaaaagtatcgatatatcgattagtatcgatacatcgaaaagtatcgatatatctatcgatatatcaaaaagtatcgatatatcaaaaagtatcgatgtatcgataagtatcgatatatcgataagtattgatatatcgaagagtatcgatatatcgaaaagtatcgatatatcgataagtattgatatattgataagtttcgatatatcgaaaagtatcgatatatcgaaaagtatcgatacatcgttaagtatcgatatatcgataagtatcgatatatcgataagtatcgatatatcgataagtaccgaaaagatatcgaaaagtaccggaaagatatcgaaaactaccgaaaagatatcgaaaagtaccgaaaagatatcgaaaagtaccgaaaagatttcgaaaagtaccgaaaagatatcgaaaagtaccgaaaagatatcgaaaagtaccgaaaagatatcgaaatgtaccgaaaagtaccgaaaagatatcgacaagtaccgaaaagatatggaaaagtaccgaaaagatatcgacaagtaccgaaaagatatcgacaagtaccgaaaagatatcgacaagtaccgaaaagatatcgacaagtaccgaaaagatatcgacaagtaccgaaaagatatcaacaagtaccgaaaagatatcgaaaagtaccgaaaagatatcgaaaagtatcgaaaagatatcgaaaagtatcgaaaagatatcgaaaagtatcgtagagatatcgaaaagtatcgaaaagatatcgaaaagtatcgatatatcgataagtatcgatatatcgaaaagtatcgatatatcgaaaagtatcgatatatcgaaaagtatcgatatatcgaaaagtatcgatatatcgaaaagtatcgatatatcgataagtatcgatctatcgaaaagtatcgatatatcgaaaagtatcgatatatcgataagtatcgatatatcgataagtatcgatatatcgatatatcgataagtatcgatatatcgagaagtatcgatttatcgaaaagtgtcgatttatcgaaaagtgtcgatatatcgaaaagtatcgatatatcgataagtatcgatatatcgataagtatcgatatatcgaaaagtatcgatatatcgaaaagtatcgatatatccgatatatcgatatatccgatatatcgataagtatcgatatttcgaaaagtatccatatatcgaaaagtatcgatatatcgaaaagtatcgatatatcgaaaagtatcgatatatcgaaaagtatcgatatatcgaaaagtatcgatttatcgaaaagtatcgatatatcgaaaagtatcgatatatcgataagtattgataagatatcgaaaaaaaccgataagatatcgaaaagtatcgatatatatcgaatagtatcgatatatatcgaaaagtatcgttatatatcgaaaagtatctatatataaggaaaagtatcgatatataaggaaaagtatcgatatataatgaaaagtatcgatatataatgaaaagtatcgatatataatgaaaagtatcgaaaagataacgaaaagtatcgaaaagatatcgaaaagtatcgaaaagatatcgaaaagtgtcgatatatcgataagtatcgatatatcgataagtatcgatatatcgaaaagtatcgatatatcgataagtatcgatatatcgaaaagtatcgatatatcgaaaagtatcgatataacgataagtatcgatatatcgaaatgaatcgatatatcgatcgaaaagtatcgatatatcgatatgtatcgatatgtcgacaagtatcgatatatcgaaaagtatcgatatatcgaaaagtatcggtatatcgataagtatcgatatatcgcaaagtatcgatatatcgcaaagtatcgatatatcaataagtatcgatatatcgataagtaccgaaaagatatcgaaaagtaccgaaaagatatcgaaaagaaccggaaagatatcgaaaagtaccgaaaagatatcgaaaagtaccggaaagatatcgaaaagtaccgaaaagatatcgaaaagtaccgaaaagatatcgaaaagtaccgaaaagatatcgaaaagtaccgaaacgatatcgaaaagtaccgaaaagatttcgaaaagtaccgaaaagatttcgaaaagtatcgaaaagatatcgaaaagtatcgaaaagatatagataagtatcgaaaagatatcgataagtatcgaaaagatatcgataagtatcgaaaagatatcgaaaagtatcgaaaagatatcgaaaagtatcgaaaagacatcgaaaagtatcgaaaagatatcgaaaagatatcgaaaagtatcgaaaagatatcgaaaagtatcgaaaagatatcgaaaagtatctatatatatcgaaaagtatctatatatatcgaaaagtatctatatatatcgaaaagtatctatatataatgaaaagtatcgatatataattaaaagtatcgatatataatgaaaagtatcgatatataatgataagtatcgatatataatgataagtatcgatatataagtaccgaaaagatatcgaaaagtaccgaaaagatatcgaaaagtaccgaaaagatatcgaaaagtaccgaaaagatatcgaaaagtatcgaaaagatatcgaaaagtatcgatatatcgataagtatcgaaaagatgtcgaaaagtatcgatatatcaataagtatcgatatatcgaaaagtatcgatatatcgaaaagtatcgatataacgaaaagtatcgatataacgaaaagtatcgatatatcgaaaagtatcgatatatcgataagtatcgatatatcgaaaagtatcgatatatctatcgatatatcgaaaagtatcgatatatcaaaaagtatcgatgtatcgataagtatcgatgtatcgataagtatcgatatatcgataagtatcgataaatcgataagtaccgatatatcgaaaagtaacgatatatcgaaaagtatcgatatatcgaaaagtaacgatacattgataagtatcgatatattgataagtatcgatatatcgaaaagtatcgatatatcgataagtatcgatatatcgataagtatcgatatatcgataagtatcgatatatcgataagtatcgatatatcgataagtatcgatatatcgataagtatcgatatatcgataagtaccgaaaagatatcgaaaagtaccgaaaagatatcgaaaagtaccgaaaagatatcgaaaagtaccgaaaagatatcgaaaagtaccgaaaagatatcgaaaagtaccgaaaagtaccgaaaagtaccgaaaagatatcgaaaagtaccgaaaagatatcgacaagtaccggaaagatatcgacaagtaccgaaaagatatcgacaagtaccgaaaagatatcgacaagtaccgaaaagatatcgaaaagtcccgaagagatatcgaaaagtatcgaaaagatatcgaaaagtatcgaaaagatatcgaaaagtatcgtaaagatatcgaaaagtatcgatgtatcgataagtatcgatatatcgataagtatcgatatatcgataagtatcaatatatcgaaaagtatcgatgtatcgaaaagtatcgatatatcgaaaagtatcgatatatcgaaaagtatcgatatatcgaaaagtatcgatatatcgataagtatcgatatatcgcaaagtatcgatatatcgataagtatccatatatcaataagtatcgatatatcgatatatcgatatgtatcgatatatcgatacttatcgatatatcgatatgtatcgatatatcgataagtatcgatatatcgaaaagtatcgatctatcgaaaatatcgatatatcgaaaagtatcgatatatcgataagtatcgatatatcgacaagtaccgatatatcgataagtatcgatatatcgagaagtatcgatttatcgaaaagtgtcgatttatcgaaaagtgtcgatatatcgaaaagtatcgatatttcggtaagtatcgatatatcgaaaagtatcgatatatcgaaaagtatcgatatatcgaaaagtatcgatatatagaaaagtatcgatatatcgaaaagaatcgatatatcaataagtatcgatatatcgataagtatcgatatatcgaaaagtatcgatatatcgaaaagtatcgatatatcgaaaagtatcgatatatcgaaaagtatcgatatatcgaaaagtatcgatatatagaaaagtatcgatatatcgaaaagaatcgatatatcgataagtatcgataagatatcgaaaagtacccaaaagatatcgaaaagtaccgaaaagatatcgaaacgtatcgaaaagatatcgaaaagtatcgatgtatatcgaatagtatcgatatatatcgaaaagtatcgatatataaggaaaagtatcgatatataatcaaaagtatcgatatataatgaaaagtatcgatatataatgataagtatggatatataatgacaagtatcgatatataatgataagtatcgatatataataataagtatcgatatataatgaaaggtatcgatatataataaaaagtatcgatatataatgaaaagtgtcgaaaagatatcgaaaagtatcgaaaagatatcgaaaagtatcgaaaagatatcgaaaagtatcgaaaagatatcgaaaagtatctaaaagatatcgaaaagtatcgaaaagatcgaagaaaagatatcgaaaaggatcgatatatcgataagtatcgatatatcgataagtatcgatatatcgatatgtatcgatatatcgataagtatcgatatatcgctaagtatcgatatatcgataagtatcgatatatcgataagtatctatatatcgataagtatctatatatcgataagtatctatatatcgataagtatcgatatatcgaaaagtatagatatatcgaaaagtatcgatatatcgaaaagtatcgatatttcgtaaagtatcgatatatcgtaaagtaccggtatatcgaaaagtaccgaaaagatatctaaaagtaccgaaaagatatcgaaaagtaccgaaaagatatccaaaagtatcgaaaagacatcgaaaagtaccgaaaagatatcgaaaagtaccgaaaagatatcgaaaagtaccgaaaagatatcgaaaagtaccgaaaagatatcgaaaagtatcgaaaagatatcgaaaagtatcgaaaagatatcgaaaagtatctatatataatgaaaagtatctatatataataaaaagtatcgatatataatgaaaagtatcgatatataatgaaaagtatcgaaaagatatcgataagtatcgaaacgatattgataagtatcgaaaagatatcgataagtatcgaaaagatatagataagtatcgaaaagatatcgataagtatcgaaaagatatcgaaaagtatcgaaaagacatcgaaaagtatcgaaaagatatcgaaaagatatcgaaaagtatcgaaaagatatcgaaaagattcgaaaagatatcgaaaagtaacgaaaagatatcgaaaagtatctatatatatcgaaaagtatctatatatatcgaaaagtatctatatatatcgaaaagtatctatatataatgaaaagtatcgatatataattaaaagtatcgatatataatgaaaagtattgatatataatgataagtatcgatatataatgataagtatcgatatataagtaccgaaaagatatcgaaaagtaccgaaaagatatcgaaaagtaccgaaaagatatcgaaaagtatcgaaaagatatcgaaaagtatcgatatatcaataagtatctaaaagatatcgaaaagtatcgaaaagatatcgaaaagtatcgatatatcgaaaagtatccatatatcgaaaagtatcgatatatcgaaaagtatcgatatatcgaaaagtatcgatatatcgaaaagtatcgatatatcgaaaagtatcgatatatcgataagtatcgatatatcgaaaagtaccgaaaagatatcgattagtaccgaaaagatatcgatcgatatatcgataagtatcgatatatcgataagtgtcgatatatcgataagtatcgatatatcgataagtatcgatatatcgaaaagtaccgatatatcgaaaagtaccgatatatcgataagtaccgatatttcgaaaagtaccgatatatcgaaaagtaccgatatatcgaaaagtacagatatatcgaaaagtaccgatatatcgaaaagtaccgatatatcgataagtaccgatgtatcgaaaagtaccgatatatcgataagtaccgatatatcgataagtaccgatatatcgaaaagtatcaatatatcgataagtaccgatatatcgataagtaccgatatatcgataagtaccgatatatcgaaaagtgccgatatatcgaaaagtaccgatatatcgaaaagtaccgatatatcgaaaagtaccgatatatcgaaaagtatcgatatatcgttaagtatcgatatatcgaaaagtatcgaaaagatatcgataagtaccgaaaagatatcgatcgatatatcgataagtatcgatatatcgataagtatcgatatatcgataagtgtcgatatatcgataagtatcgatatatcgataagtatcgatatatcggtaagtatcgatatatcgaaatgtaccgatatatcgaaaagtaccgatatatcgaaaagtaccggtatatcgaaaagtaccgatatatcgataagtaccgatatatctaaaagtaccgatatatcgaaaagtaccgatatatcgaaaagtaccgatatatcgaaaagtaccgatatatcgaaaagtaccgatacatcgaaaagtaccgatatatcgaaaagtaccgatatatcgataagtaccgatatatcgaaaagtaccgatatatcgataagtaccgatttatcgataagtgccgatatatcgaaaagtatcgatatatcgataagtaacgatatatcgaaaagtaccgatatatcgaaaagtacgatatatatcgaaaagtaccgatatatcgaaaagtaccgatatatcgaaaagtaccgatatatcgaaaagtaccgatatatcgaaaagtaccgatatatcgaaaagtatcgatatatcgagaagtatcgatatatcgaaaagtatcgatatatcgataaatatcgatatatcgaaaagtatcgtaaaaatatcgataagtatcgaaaagatatcgataagtaccgaaaagatatcgaaaagtaccgaaaagatatcgaaaagtaccgaaaagaaatcgaaaagtaccgaaaagatatcgaaaagtaccgaaaagatatcgaaaagtatcgaaaagatatcgaaaagtatcgaaaagatatcgaaaagtatcgatatatatcgaaaagtatcgatatatatcgaaaagtatctatatataaggaaaagtatcgatatataatgaaaagtatcgatatataatgaaaagtatcgatatataatgaaaagtatcgatatatatcgataagtatcgatatatcgataagtatcgatatattgataagtatcgatatatcgaaaagtatcgatatatcgaaaagtatcgatatatcgataagtatcgatatatcgaaaagt
The genomic region above belongs to Schistocerca nitens isolate TAMUIC-IGC-003100 unplaced genomic scaffold, iqSchNite1.1 HiC_scaffold_468, whole genome shotgun sequence and contains:
- the LOC126232370 gene encoding structural maintenance of chromosomes protein 2-like; amino-acid sequence: MKSIEKITKSIEKISKNIEKNRKDIEKYRKDIEKYRKDIEKYRKDIEKYRKDIEKYRKDIEKYRNDIEKYRKDFEKYRKDFEKYRKDIEKYRKDIDKYRKDIDKYRKDIDKYRKDIEKYRKDIEKYRKDIEKYRKDIEKISKSIEKISKSIEKISKSIYIYRKVSIYIEKYLYISKISIYKYRKDIEKYRKDIEKYRKDIEKYRKDIEKYRKDIEKYRYIDKYRKDVEKYRYINKYRYIEKYRYIEKYRYNEKYRYNEKYRYIEKYRYIDKYRYIEKYRYIYRYIEKYRYIKKYRCIDKYRCIDKYRYIDKYRKVPKRYRKVPKRYRKVPKRYRKVPKRYRKVPKSTEKYRKDIEKYRKDIDKYRKDIDKYRKDIDKYRKDIDKYRKDIEKSRRDIEKYRKDIEKYRKDIEKYRKDIEKYRLSIYNEKCRKDIEKYRKDIEKYRKDIEKYRKDIEKYLKDIEKYRKDRRKDIEKDRYIDKYRYIDKYRYIDMYRYIDKYRYIAKYRYIDKYRYIDKYLYIDKYLYIDKYLYIDKYRYIEKYRYIEKYRYIEKYRYFVKYRYIYRKDIEKYRKDIQKYRKDIEKYRKDIEKYRKDIEKYRKDIEKYRKDIEKYRKDIEKYRKDIEKYLYIMKISIYNEKYRKDIDKYRNDIDKYRKDIDKYRKDIDKYRKDIDKYRKDIEKYRKDIEKYRKDIEKISKSIEKISKRFEKISKISIYKYRKDIEKYRKDIEKYRKDIEKYRKDIEKYRYINKYLKDIEKYRKDIEKYRYIEKYPYIEKYRYIEKYIEKYRYIEKYRYIDKYRCIEKYRYIDKYRYIDKYRYIEKYQYIDKYRYIDKYRYIDKYRYIEKCRYIEKYRYIEKYRYIEKYRYIEKYRYIVKYRYIEKYRKDIDKYRKDIDRYIDKYRYIDKYRYIDKCRYIDKYRYIDKYRYIVPIYRKVPIYRKVPIYRKVPIYRKVPIHRKVPIYRKYRYIEKYDIYRKVPIYRKVPIYRKVPIYRKVPIYRKYRKNIDKYRKDIDKYRKDIEKYRKDIEKYRKEIEKYRKDIEKYRKDIEKYRKDIEKYRKDIEKYRYISKSIDIYRKVSIYKENIEISISIGISISIDISISIDKSISIDISKSVDISISIDISISIDKYRYIDKYRYIDKYRYIDKYRYIVSISIDISISIDISISIDISISIDISYRYIEKYRYIDKYRYIEKYRKDIEKYRNDIEKYRKDIEKYRKDIEKYRKDIEKYRRDIQKYRKDIEKYRKDIEKYRKDIEKYRKDIEKYRKDIEKYRKDIEKYRKDFEKHRKDIEKYRKDIEKYRKDIEKYLYIMKISIYNEKYRKDIDKYRKDIDKYRKDIDKYRKDIDKYRKDIEKYRKDIEKYRKHIEKYRKDIEKYRKDIEKYRKDIEKYLYISKKKKVADLRSDVGRDRPSDKKVIISEQLELPSPSTPAKKDDANELDNQAGEVSAKCNNELPPKNHKVIGPNCSNLGCSWMTTDNTYSSFHISPEIRMPLPKVNESMKRAKRIRGKPMF